The Oxyura jamaicensis isolate SHBP4307 breed ruddy duck chromosome Z, BPBGC_Ojam_1.0, whole genome shotgun sequence genome window below encodes:
- the ELAC1 gene encoding zinc phosphodiesterase ELAC protein 1, with protein sequence MSMDVTFLGTGSAYPSPTRGASALVLRREGECWLFDCGEGTQTQLMKSHLKAGRITKIFITHLHGDHFFGLPGLLCTLSLQSSPDPNKPAVDIYGPIGLRNFIWRTMELSHSQLLFPYVVHELVPTRDQCPAEEFKDFSDLARDEGQEAQGRILHLDPVENSYLLLDNEQLLVKAFRLFHRVPSFGFVVEEKPRPGKLNVQKLKDLGVQPGPLYGKLKNGIAVVLEDGRTISPSDVLEDPIPGRKICILGDCSGAVGDAAAKLCRDADLLVHEATLDDTQEEKARERGHSTPKVASAFAELCRVKKLVLTHFSQRYKPAAQVGEGDTDVTELKRQAEAALDGREVAVAEDLMTIEIPMKK encoded by the exons ATGTCGATGGATGTAACCTTCCTCGGGACGGGCTCGGCGTATCCCTCTCCAACAAGAGGGGCATCGGCGTTAGTGCTTCGCCGAGAAGGGGAGTGCTGGCTCTTTGACTGCGGGGAGGGAACTCAAACACAGCTGATGAAAAGCCATCTCAAAGCAG GCAGAATAACCAAGATCTTCATAACTCATCTTCACGGTGACCATTTTTTTGGGCTTCCCGGCCTGCTGTGTACGCTTAGCCTCCAAAGTAGCCCTGACCCAAACAAACCAGCCGTCGATATTTACGGACCGATCGGGCTGAGAAACTTCATCTGGAGGACCATGGAGCTCTCCCACTCCCAACTTCTCTTTCCCTACGTCGTCCATGAACTTGTCCCTACGCGGGACCAGTGCCCTGCAGAagaatttaaagatttttctgattTGGCCAGAGACGAGGGACAGGAAGCCCAGGGGAGAATTCTCCACCTGGATCCCGTGGAAAACTCTTACTTGCTGTTGGACAACGAGCAGCTGCTTGTGAAAGCGTTTCGCCTGTTTCACCGCGTTCCTTCCTTTGGCTTCGTAGTGGAAGAGAAGCCCCGGCCTGGTAAACTCAACGTACAAAAACTGAAAGACCTTG GAGTTCAGCCAGGTCCGTTGTACGGGAAGCTGAAGAATGGAATCGCCGTCGTTCTAGAAGACGGAAGAACGATTTCTCCTTCAGACGTCTTAGAAGACCCTATTCCTGGCAGGAAAATCTGTATCCTGGGGGATTGTTCGGGGGCGGTTGGAGACGCAGCCGCGAAGCTCTGCCGCGACGCGGATTTGCTGGTTCATGAAGCCACGCTGGACGACACCCAAGAGGAGAAGGCCAGAGAGCGTGGCCACAGCACTCCAAAAGTGGCATCTGCTTTTGCCGAGCTGTGTAGAGTTAAGAAACTGGTTTTGACTCATTTCAGCCAGCGGTACAAACCAGCTGCTCAGGTAGGCGAGGGAGACACCGACGTCACTGAACTGAAGAGACAGGCGGAAGCAGCGTTAGATGGTCGAGAAGTAGCGGTAGCCGAGGATTTGATGACAATAGAAATCCcaatgaaaaagtaa